In one Aeromicrobium wangtongii genomic region, the following are encoded:
- a CDS encoding helix-turn-helix domain-containing protein — protein sequence MLILAGRLEALDPDAGAALRVISYFDALVENRAGLESVVRGAATLSNHRAGLEDVERGSRILIQPDGARVPYESPDDDWLKVTVTEGVMMWLAVPTPAPPVQMIVLERGALAARAVLDRTRSRTGPKREDPALVEVLLDATYSQQDRAAAAHQLGIGTETLCNVFASYDDDLNVMHPAAAPLGWHPRPADRDTQRGGFGPAVRALDLPQTVELARMAACFTAEGTAADPGPRLVHADELGSLILLARSIGDTPPSMPDIAALEAAAATAPWMLATLEAFACHGSLRAAAAGLTVHHSTLQERISHAERMLGWSLREVAGHLRLSSALMVRRLLHNARQLGPYAAAEQPADQSVSSLSGPALSPGVAS from the coding sequence ATGCTCATCCTCGCTGGCCGCCTCGAAGCGTTAGACCCCGATGCCGGCGCCGCACTCCGCGTCATTTCCTACTTCGACGCTTTGGTCGAGAACCGCGCGGGGCTCGAAAGCGTTGTGCGAGGCGCGGCGACCCTCTCGAATCATCGCGCTGGTCTGGAAGATGTCGAGCGTGGATCGCGGATTCTGATCCAGCCCGACGGCGCTCGAGTCCCCTACGAATCGCCCGATGACGACTGGCTGAAAGTGACCGTCACTGAGGGCGTCATGATGTGGCTTGCCGTACCAACGCCCGCACCTCCGGTGCAGATGATCGTCCTGGAAAGAGGTGCGCTCGCGGCACGTGCGGTTTTGGATCGCACGCGTAGTCGCACGGGACCGAAGCGCGAAGATCCGGCGCTCGTCGAGGTCTTGCTCGACGCCACGTACTCGCAGCAGGATCGAGCCGCAGCGGCCCACCAGCTGGGTATCGGCACCGAGACCCTGTGCAACGTTTTTGCGTCCTATGACGATGACCTGAACGTTATGCACCCTGCTGCTGCGCCGCTCGGCTGGCACCCGCGGCCAGCGGACCGAGACACTCAACGTGGAGGTTTCGGCCCAGCAGTCAGGGCTCTCGATCTCCCACAGACCGTCGAGCTAGCCCGGATGGCAGCCTGCTTCACGGCGGAGGGCACGGCGGCAGATCCCGGCCCTCGCCTGGTTCACGCCGACGAGCTCGGTTCCCTGATCCTGCTCGCCCGATCCATCGGTGACACTCCCCCATCAATGCCAGACATCGCCGCTCTCGAAGCTGCCGCCGCGACGGCCCCGTGGATGCTTGCAACGTTGGAAGCGTTCGCGTGTCACGGCAGTCTCCGCGCAGCAGCTGCCGGACTAACGGTCCACCACTCGACGCTTCAGGAGCGCATCTCCCATGCGGAGAGGATGTTGGGCTGGTCGCTTCGTGAAGTGGCAGGTCACCTTCGACTGTCATCCGCCCTCATGGTCCGGCGCCTTCTCCACAACGCTAGACAGCTGGGCCCGTACGCGGCAGCAGAGCAGCCCGCCGACCAGTCGGTCAGTTCCTTGAGTGGGCCGGCGTTGTCACCAGGCGTGGCTTCCTGA
- a CDS encoding alpha/beta hydrolase, with protein sequence MSAKADEGELRMPSVARGNAEVGPPPPFDAECVSALTMVLEMYPEPATAEKLPRMRQAATDSDPTDESLECGGAFRVEELSAPGLNGAPDVPVLICTPTAATHRTAAIYYVHGGGMVCGNLRSELDYMMGTAEREGLAIVAVGYRVAPEHPDPAPVEDCYAGLLWLFAQAERFNIDAERILIVGMSAGGGLAAGVALMARDRNGPNLIGQMLHSPMLDERNDTVSSLQFQAHGSWTRESNEFGWSALLGDRRRSEYVSAYASPSRAETLSGLPPTFVDVGSAEVFRDESVDYASRLWAAGGIAELHVWPGGYHGYEAFAPTAAISRGALGARSEWLHRLLN encoded by the coding sequence ATGAGTGCCAAGGCAGACGAAGGCGAGCTGCGAATGCCCTCAGTGGCGCGTGGAAATGCCGAGGTCGGTCCGCCGCCGCCATTCGACGCAGAGTGCGTTTCGGCTCTGACGATGGTTCTGGAGATGTATCCCGAGCCCGCGACCGCCGAAAAGCTCCCGCGCATGCGGCAGGCAGCCACCGACAGCGATCCGACTGATGAATCGTTGGAGTGTGGGGGTGCGTTCCGGGTCGAGGAACTGTCGGCACCCGGTCTCAACGGCGCCCCGGACGTTCCGGTGCTGATCTGCACCCCAACTGCCGCAACTCACCGCACGGCCGCCATCTATTACGTGCACGGCGGCGGGATGGTGTGCGGAAATCTCCGCTCTGAGCTCGACTACATGATGGGCACCGCCGAGCGCGAGGGCCTAGCCATCGTCGCTGTCGGCTATCGGGTCGCACCCGAACACCCCGACCCGGCACCCGTGGAGGATTGCTACGCCGGGTTGCTGTGGTTGTTTGCGCAAGCCGAGCGCTTCAATATCGACGCGGAGCGCATCCTCATCGTAGGAATGAGTGCAGGCGGTGGACTTGCCGCCGGCGTGGCGTTGATGGCCCGCGACCGCAACGGTCCAAACCTGATCGGCCAGATGCTGCACAGCCCCATGCTGGACGAGCGTAATGACACCGTCTCGAGTCTTCAGTTCCAGGCTCACGGTTCCTGGACCCGCGAGTCGAACGAGTTCGGCTGGTCTGCTCTGCTCGGCGATCGGCGCCGAAGCGAGTACGTCTCTGCCTATGCGTCGCCGTCACGTGCGGAGACCCTTTCGGGTCTGCCGCCGACCTTCGTCGACGTCGGTTCCGCTGAGGTGTTCCGCGACGAGTCGGTGGACTACGCCAGCCGTCTCTGGGCTGCGGGAGGAATCGCGGAGCTGCACGTCTGGCCCGGCGGATACCACGGCTACGAAGCATTCGCTCCGACCGCAGCGATTTCGCGAGGAGCGCTGGGAGCGCGAAGTGAGTGGCTTCACCGACTTCTGAACTAG
- a CDS encoding MFS transporter — protein MTAQQVPSGAEASAEASVGTKYVVMTVSATLGVLSGLLSVILIPLLPALQTEFKLTASEVSWLFTLPILVAGGSSLVVPRLADLIGDRRANVVTMSFLTVGCLIAGLFKSFPMLLVAMFFIGIGSTVYFLGFALLRRHLPGDNAIRTAAAIVTIATGTGMTAGLVLGGLLTEKVDVSVSTMYLILGVCAALATVAAHVVIPPDEGTSEGSLGIASVALGVTWIGALLFGMAQGQSWGWTDWRVLSLVIGGLVLAVIWVRIERQSATPIFDVETLQNPDMRRAMLGLLGFGLANVPLMLVTPYVAQLPKDMGGLGLTALGTGLLLVPWSIAYLIGGAAVGLIKVGPYALAVTGFIVMALSFTSMALFHGSIWQLVTGVAVYGFASAVASASCYAIGQGAVPERLAGMATTMLGTTQVVASSIAGPIIGVILAARDVPGIPGVPASSQFTIAYLIAAALSVAAAVACMKRSPVRQSAGRTV, from the coding sequence ATGACCGCACAACAGGTTCCATCAGGGGCCGAAGCAAGTGCTGAAGCAAGCGTAGGAACGAAGTACGTGGTGATGACGGTGTCCGCCACGCTGGGCGTGCTTTCCGGGCTTCTATCGGTCATCCTCATCCCACTTCTGCCTGCCTTGCAGACCGAGTTCAAGCTGACGGCCAGCGAAGTCAGCTGGCTCTTCACGCTTCCCATCCTTGTTGCCGGCGGCTCGTCCCTCGTCGTTCCCCGATTGGCGGATCTCATCGGCGATCGCCGCGCGAACGTGGTGACGATGAGTTTCCTCACCGTCGGTTGCTTGATTGCTGGGTTGTTCAAGTCGTTCCCCATGCTCCTGGTCGCTATGTTCTTCATCGGCATCGGCTCGACGGTGTACTTCCTTGGTTTCGCGCTGCTGCGCAGGCATCTGCCGGGTGACAATGCCATCAGAACCGCCGCAGCGATCGTCACTATTGCGACTGGTACCGGCATGACCGCAGGACTCGTGCTTGGCGGTCTACTCACCGAGAAGGTCGACGTCTCGGTCAGCACCATGTACCTCATTCTCGGAGTGTGCGCGGCGCTTGCGACGGTGGCTGCCCACGTCGTGATCCCGCCCGACGAGGGCACGTCCGAGGGATCTCTCGGAATTGCGAGCGTTGCGCTCGGCGTCACCTGGATTGGTGCACTCCTGTTTGGGATGGCGCAAGGCCAGTCGTGGGGTTGGACGGATTGGCGCGTCCTTTCACTGGTCATCGGCGGTCTTGTTCTGGCCGTCATCTGGGTCAGGATCGAACGCCAGTCCGCAACGCCCATCTTCGATGTCGAGACTCTGCAGAACCCCGACATGCGCCGCGCGATGCTTGGTCTTCTCGGATTCGGGCTGGCGAACGTCCCGTTGATGCTCGTCACCCCCTACGTCGCACAGCTGCCCAAGGACATGGGCGGGCTGGGTTTGACCGCTCTGGGCACAGGGCTGCTGCTCGTCCCGTGGAGCATCGCGTACTTGATCGGCGGCGCAGCGGTTGGTCTCATCAAGGTCGGCCCCTATGCGCTGGCCGTGACTGGATTCATCGTCATGGCTCTCTCGTTCACCTCCATGGCTCTGTTTCATGGCTCCATCTGGCAACTGGTCACCGGAGTAGCTGTCTATGGTTTCGCGAGTGCTGTGGCTTCGGCTTCCTGCTACGCAATCGGTCAGGGCGCGGTGCCGGAGCGGCTTGCTGGAATGGCGACGACGATGCTCGGTACCACCCAGGTCGTCGCGAGCTCCATTGCGGGCCCGATCATCGGCGTAATTCTCGCGGCACGCGACGTGCCCGGGATTCCCGGAGTTCCGGCATCCAGCCAATTCACGATCGCGTACCTGATTGCAGCTGCGCTTTCTGTCGCCGCCGCGGTGGCCTGCATGAAGCGGAGCCCTGTCCGGCAGTCGGCCGGTCGCACCGTCTGA
- a CDS encoding alpha/beta hydrolase, translating into MNSHGTRTLDEPSAGAKFPPPPPFDAESAVVLPDVIEAWPQPMGPEGIPALRVMMESFDATNEILERNGDYRVEERLAPGLNGDPDIPLILCIPTAATGPVPVLYNMHGGGQVSGTHRNGLSASLDLAAPHGLAVVSVDYRLAPEHPDPAPVNDSYAGLLWLSKHADEFGLDADRIVVFGSSGGGGLAAGITLMSRDRGGPVILAQMLQCPMLDDRLSTISSHQLTEAGNLTRGSVETCWNALVGSARGSENVSPYAAPARVADLSGLPPTYIDVGSADPLRDESVAYASTIWQSGGIAELHVWPGMYHGSEFEIPTAALSIAAINARENWLRRILN; encoded by the coding sequence ATGAATAGCCACGGAACAAGGACGCTCGACGAGCCGAGCGCAGGCGCGAAGTTCCCGCCTCCGCCTCCGTTCGATGCGGAGTCCGCTGTCGTTCTCCCGGATGTCATCGAGGCATGGCCCCAGCCGATGGGGCCAGAGGGAATTCCCGCCTTGAGAGTCATGATGGAGAGCTTCGATGCGACGAATGAGATTCTCGAACGTAACGGTGACTACCGTGTCGAGGAGCGCCTTGCGCCCGGTCTGAATGGCGATCCAGACATCCCACTCATCCTTTGTATCCCGACAGCGGCCACCGGTCCCGTCCCGGTTCTCTACAACATGCATGGCGGTGGTCAGGTCTCAGGCACTCATCGGAATGGACTGAGCGCCTCACTTGATCTCGCTGCGCCGCACGGGCTTGCTGTCGTGTCGGTGGACTACCGTCTGGCGCCTGAACATCCTGACCCGGCACCAGTGAACGACTCGTATGCGGGCCTCCTGTGGTTGTCGAAGCATGCGGACGAATTCGGCCTCGACGCAGATCGAATCGTCGTGTTCGGCTCCAGTGGCGGGGGCGGTTTGGCCGCAGGAATTACCCTGATGAGCCGGGATCGTGGCGGACCGGTGATTCTGGCCCAGATGCTCCAGTGCCCCATGTTGGACGATCGGCTGTCGACGATATCCAGCCATCAGCTGACAGAAGCTGGCAACCTCACTCGCGGCTCGGTGGAGACCTGCTGGAACGCTCTCGTCGGTAGCGCGAGAGGTAGCGAGAACGTTTCGCCGTACGCCGCTCCCGCACGCGTTGCTGATCTCTCCGGTCTGCCACCCACATACATCGACGTCGGCTCGGCTGACCCTTTGCGCGATGAGTCGGTCGCCTACGCCAGCACGATCTGGCAATCGGGCGGTATCGCCGAGCTGCACGTGTGGCCCGGGATGTATCACGGATCTGAATTCGAGATACCGACGGCTGCGCTCTCAATTGCCGCGATCAATGCTCGCGAGAACTGGCTGCGCAGGATCCTGAATTGA
- a CDS encoding glycosyltransferase family 4 protein, whose product MKTMSDRGTARAASISSPNVVSPFGESQSQRKPPRELPSVHLYTPSADPSGMGVHMLCLAEEYARQGRRVTLMYWANANAERLFAPAGENGVRLARIPHPRDPQFAARIADDLRDNPSDVFHLHVGTGRENWDGARAASLSGVPAIVQTLHLPWLIRDHRKRGAVHASLEPVDRVITVSRWQRASYEKMGVAPQRMVTVPNGVHPRTWAPGRSAARRELGLGPDQPVVITVGRLTVMKGHRYLVDAVPLLLRRFPDLVVVIVGEGHLRSALEEQAERLGVAHAVRFVGHRADARGLLDAADVFVLPSRHEGMPLAALEAMDAGLPVVGTRVIGTSEAVADGISGRLVPPGRPAALAVALDELLSEPALRRRMAAAGRQRFEELFTADRMARRTAEVYDDVLARSAAAVAR is encoded by the coding sequence ATGAAGACGATGTCCGATCGCGGCACAGCACGGGCAGCGTCGATCAGTTCCCCCAATGTGGTTTCTCCGTTCGGGGAGAGCCAGTCGCAGCGGAAGCCGCCTCGTGAGTTGCCGTCGGTGCATCTCTACACGCCGTCTGCTGACCCGTCCGGGATGGGCGTCCACATGCTCTGCTTGGCAGAGGAATACGCGCGGCAAGGGCGGCGTGTGACGCTGATGTACTGGGCCAATGCCAACGCGGAGCGCCTGTTTGCGCCAGCTGGGGAGAACGGTGTGCGGTTGGCTCGGATTCCGCATCCTCGTGATCCTCAGTTTGCTGCACGCATCGCCGATGACTTGCGTGACAACCCCAGCGACGTCTTTCATCTGCACGTAGGCACTGGGCGCGAGAACTGGGACGGTGCCCGGGCGGCCTCGTTGAGCGGAGTGCCGGCGATCGTGCAGACGCTTCATCTGCCGTGGTTGATCCGCGATCATCGCAAGCGCGGCGCCGTGCATGCTTCGCTTGAGCCGGTGGACCGCGTCATCACGGTCTCCCGCTGGCAGCGCGCCAGCTACGAGAAGATGGGCGTCGCTCCACAGCGCATGGTGACCGTGCCGAACGGCGTCCACCCCCGTACTTGGGCGCCGGGCCGGTCCGCTGCCCGCCGCGAGCTCGGCCTCGGTCCCGATCAGCCAGTGGTGATCACTGTGGGACGGCTTACGGTGATGAAGGGTCATCGCTATCTGGTCGACGCGGTGCCGCTCCTCCTGCGGCGCTTTCCTGACCTGGTCGTCGTGATCGTCGGAGAGGGCCACTTGCGCAGTGCTCTGGAGGAACAAGCCGAGCGGCTTGGGGTGGCTCACGCGGTGCGGTTCGTCGGACACCGGGCCGACGCGCGAGGTCTGCTGGACGCGGCCGACGTGTTCGTGCTGCCGTCGCGCCACGAAGGCATGCCCCTCGCCGCACTCGAGGCCATGGACGCGGGCCTGCCCGTCGTGGGGACACGGGTCATCGGCACGTCCGAAGCGGTGGCCGACGGCATCTCCGGACGCCTCGTCCCGCCCGGACGTCCGGCAGCTCTTGCCGTGGCCCTCGACGAGCTCCTCAGCGAGCCGGCGCTTCGTCGGCGGATGGCAGCAGCAGGTCGGCAGCGCTTTGAGGAACTGTTTACCGCGGATCGGATGGCACGGCGCACAGCCGAGGTGTACGACGACGTGCTTGCTCGCTCCGCGGCAGCGGTGGCCCGCTGA
- a CDS encoding Gfo/Idh/MocA family protein, with translation MRRLRLGCVGTGFIAGKHLAALSSFEDVDVVAVADNVEERAAAAASAHDARCYTDGVDLVESEDLDAVWFCVPPFAHGRLEEAAVRHELPFFVEKPLAHDLITAERIAGLVKSAGLLTAVGYHWRYLDLVKKVQAFVQDRPPLLLTGHWLDSTPPVPWWVRRGQSGGQLVEQTTHVLDLARLLVGEVTDLRSVHVQATGVDGGQDGEELVPLASAISLRFDSGAVGSVSSARVLPARHRVGLQLVGEGYALDLTERAIVDHELTVTTATGTVSERCAQDPIAAEDRAFLDAVAGRGDDVRSSYAEALRTHSLACAAERPSENEEPNGA, from the coding sequence ATGCGCCGACTGCGCTTGGGATGTGTCGGCACGGGCTTCATCGCGGGCAAGCACCTCGCGGCGCTGTCGTCCTTCGAGGACGTCGACGTGGTGGCAGTCGCCGATAATGTCGAGGAGCGCGCAGCAGCGGCGGCCTCTGCCCACGATGCCCGGTGCTACACCGACGGTGTGGACCTGGTGGAGTCCGAGGATCTCGACGCCGTCTGGTTCTGTGTGCCACCCTTCGCGCACGGCCGCCTCGAGGAGGCGGCCGTGCGACATGAACTGCCCTTCTTCGTCGAGAAGCCGCTCGCTCACGATCTCATCACGGCCGAGCGCATCGCGGGCCTCGTCAAGAGCGCCGGCCTGCTCACGGCCGTCGGTTATCACTGGCGCTACCTCGACCTGGTGAAGAAGGTCCAAGCGTTCGTCCAGGACCGGCCGCCGCTGCTCCTCACTGGGCACTGGCTCGACAGCACTCCGCCCGTGCCTTGGTGGGTGCGCCGAGGTCAGTCGGGTGGTCAGCTGGTCGAGCAAACGACGCACGTGTTGGACCTGGCTCGTCTGCTGGTCGGCGAGGTGACCGATCTGCGAAGCGTGCACGTGCAGGCAACTGGAGTAGACGGCGGTCAGGACGGCGAAGAACTCGTCCCGCTCGCTTCGGCGATCTCGCTGCGCTTCGACTCCGGGGCGGTCGGAAGTGTGTCGTCCGCTCGGGTGCTGCCAGCGCGCCATCGCGTGGGGTTGCAGCTGGTGGGCGAGGGGTACGCCCTGGATCTCACCGAGCGAGCGATTGTCGACCACGAGCTGACTGTCACCACCGCGACCGGCACAGTGTCAGAGCGATGCGCTCAGGATCCGATCGCGGCCGAGGACCGTGCATTTCTCGACGCCGTGGCAGGTCGGGGTGACGATGTGCGCAGCTCGTACGCCGAGGCGTTGCGCACGCACTCGCTGGCCTGCGCGGCCGAACGACCGTCTGAGAACGAGGAGCCGAACGGTGCCTGA